In Miscanthus floridulus cultivar M001 chromosome 5, ASM1932011v1, whole genome shotgun sequence, one genomic interval encodes:
- the LOC136452690 gene encoding uncharacterized protein, translating to MKQHIAGVGNSMAKCEKSTEEDKAKCKKALDAAANKRKEKAIRELNLREEVSVSRVSGEGEKEGSYLGSLEPHKLGSIDKWTRPIDPKSTQAEVLKQQKINKKLWKQRTHEVQQYVVRWMYTHAIPFKAIDNDEFVQMCEAIGQFGVGFEPPSQDHLRGVLLNEEYARTKSLLQERDAKKVKNGCSIMTDAWSDKKRRSIMNLCMNCADGTSFISSKEMSNVSHTSKVIFELVDKAIEEIGPDDIVQVVNDNASNNMGAKKLLHEKRPNIFWTSCATHTINLMLQGIGSQKRFQKVIDQAKAFTTFVYGHTRTLECMRHFTERRDIVRPGVTRFASAFLILESILKKKD from the exons atGAAGCAACACATAGCAGGTGTTGGGAATTCTATGGCTAAATGTGAAAAGAGCACAGAGGAAGATAAAGCAAAGTGTAAGAAAGCACTAGATGCAGCAGCAAATAAGAGGAAAGAAAAGGCTATTCGTGAGCTCAATCTTAGAGAAGAAGTGTCTGTTTCTCGAGTTTCAGGAGAAGGAGAGAAAGAAGGATCCTATCTTGGCAGCTTAGAGCCTCACAAGTTAGGTTCCATTGATAAGTGGACAAGGCCAATTGATCCTAAATCAACACAAGCTGAAGTCTTGAAGCAACAAAAGATAAACAAGAAACTTTGGAAACAGAGAACACATGAGGTGCAACAGTATGTTGTAAGATGGATGTATACACATG CCATACCATTTAAAGCTATTGACAATGATGAGTTTGTACAAATGTGTGAAGCAATTGGTCAATTTGGTGTTGGATTTGAACCTCCTTCTCAAGATCATTTAAGGGGGGTTTTGTTGAATGAGGAATATGCAAGAACCAAGAGTTTGCTGCAGGAACGTGATGCTAAAAAGGTGAAGAATGGATGCTCTATCATGACTGATGCCTGGTCTGATAAGAAGAGGAGAAGCATAATGAACTTGTGCATGAATTGTGCTGATGGAACAAGTTTTATCAGCTCAAAGGAGATGTCAAATGTGTCACACACAAGTAAAGTCATCTTTGAACTAGTGGACAAAGCAATTGAAGAAATTGGCCCTGATGATATAGTGCAAGTAGTGAATGACAATGCTTCTAATAACATGGGAGCAAAGAAGTTATTGCATGAGAAGAGACCAAACATATTTTGGACCTCATGTGCAACTCACACAATCAACTTGATGCTGCAAGGAATTGGCAGCCAAAAGAGGTTCCAGAAGGTAATTGACCAAGCAAAGGCATTCACTACCTTTGTGTATGGGCACACAAGAACCTTGGAATGCATGAGACACTTCACAGAGCGTAGAGATATAGTCAGGCCGGGAGTAACAAGATTTGCTTCAGCATTTCTTATTTTGGAAAGCATTCTAAAGAAGAAAGATTAG
- the LOC136452691 gene encoding protein CHLORORESPIRATORY REDUCTION 41, chloroplastic-like, with protein MDVSFRAASRRQSPFLSLSPNRTAIRFCRLIPSSVMAASFLRPLLPPQPLLCARRPHLPTALTTTVRCTAAPKPATSTPKPSQEEANIRALQQVVPQVEPNGGAATPDEANGSNPNSIPDEETPASATVTTSFAVARRLPSAISPDRRPRTALTQEEPPNYEIGWKRTKPLPLEKSRGWAIADFLEKLDGLLARGRYGSAQLLGTVAGVVTERAREEAEVLVAEGGVEERVVTEVFRVLRLVEMDVEMVKAAVKEETVKERVETARARCRQAILVALSL; from the coding sequence ATGGACGTCTCTTTCCGCGCGGCGAGCCGGCGACAGAGCCCATTTCTAAGCTTATCTCCAAATCGCACAGCCATCCGCTTCTGTCGTCTCATCCCATCATCCGTCATGGCGGCCTCCTTCCTCAGGCCCCTCCTCCCTCCCCAACCCCTCCTCTGCGCCCGCAGACCCCACCTCCCCACTGCTCTCACCACCACCGTACGCTGCACTGCCGCGCCCAAACCGGCAACCTCGACGCCGAAACCCAGCCAGGAAGAGGCCAACATCCGAGCACTACAGCAAGTAGTACCGCAAGTAGAACCCAACGGCGGCGCCGCCACTCCGGACGAGGCGAACGGCAGCAACCCCAACAGCATCCCCGACGAGGAGACCCCGGCGTCGGCGACGGTGACCACCTCCTTCGCGGTGGCTCGGCGGCTGCCGTCCGCCATCTCCCCGGACCGGCGGCCGCGGACGGCGCTGACGCAGGAGGAGCCACCCAACTACGAGATCGGGTGGAAGCGCACCAAGCCGCTGCCGCTGGAGAAGTCCCGGGGGTGGGCCATCGCCGACTTCCTGGAGAAGCTGGACGGCCTGCTGGCGCGCGGGCGGTACGGGTCCGCGCAGCTGCTGGGCACCGTGGCCGGCGTGGTGACGGAGCGCGCCCGCGAGGAGGCCGAGGTCCTGGTGGCCGAGGGCGGCGTGGAGGAGCGAGTCGTCACGGAGGTCTTCCGCGTGCTCCGCCTCGTGGAGATGGACGTGGAGATGGTCAAGGCCGCCGTCAAGGAGGAGACCGTCAAGGAGCGCGTCGAGACGGCGCGCGCCCGCTGCCGCCAGGCCATCCTCGTCGCCCTCTCGCTCTGA